The nucleotide sequence GCGTATGATCAAAAAGATActtgacaactcacctcgagcAGTCTCGCTTATCTCCTTGATGAGGTTTTCTAGATTCGGCGTTTCCTGTGCTCGAGCTCGTTCTATACGTAGCAATATGAGCATTGATCGGGATTTGTAGGCTGACCTCCTGCGAATGGTAGgaaaagatgagagattCGTCCACACACCTTTAGCTAAATCTTTGAGATCGTCCACCCAGCCGTTCTCTTCTAATTGGTTTCTCAATAATTTTTGTATTCTACAAGAATGAAAAGACTTGATTAGCTTCTGATGAAATTCGATCAAGACTTGAGTGCTTTTCAGATTCACTTATCTTATAAAAGCTCAGAGCCCTATGATTGGGAACGATAGGATAATGAGAATCAACAAGACACTCACCGATCCCAATG is from Kwoniella botswanensis chromosome 2, complete sequence and encodes:
- a CDS encoding transcription and mRNA export factor SUS1 — its product is MVSTTEKPDESTLDAIRQRLMETGHWDRIQKLLRNQLEENGWVDDLKDLAKERARAQETPNLENLIKEISETARGMISENTRRDVAQEIEAVLDREVDQA